From Erigeron canadensis isolate Cc75 chromosome 8, C_canadensis_v1, whole genome shotgun sequence, one genomic window encodes:
- the LOC122579209 gene encoding uncharacterized membrane protein At1g75140 → MDNFKGKYFLIYFFLIFTFISNANSSSVDTTTITDPKVTIEHIINVLNKHVSQLGQLDEVVKNLTELVTKLESRVLSPVVVPEFKESKFDSDEKTPGLESKDEKFVVDDESGENKQLGAVSVTKHSLFWSERFQFVSAVKLETKATFLNVLPFKDVEGLSKYIAVGDDVGKVYVFTRYGEVMLQFDTRTSSPVTSILSYFSVFRNESVVVTGHGNGVILVHKVWEIPNGDELNLLERETVLKLDPEVGSSPISILELHHIGRVKYIVSIDVDGKIKVFKEGGTVKGTLVPSSRPLAFLKQKLLFLTETGAGSLDLRAMKLREAPCEGFNGSYALNYIFDASDRGKAYGFTSGGELVHLLIYGDSMNFKCRVRSKKKFDIDHGPLAFEAIKGYFLIVSQEKVFVYNVSSQLYVRAGLPRLVFSAGLDEIIASFLNYRALGRLNAKKDDLIPLIASDHEKLVILSLGNGYIGMYRSNLPVTKGEFNTMLWSTPVLFFILFLFVAWHFFANKKEALTSWGPDDPFTNGAPSGTSSGPGERSFGDSTSRNHDIMDLRGGSGGSAGGGVGSGSNGSGGGLRGPPRRYGSPTRYTGPGGNSYRPTSIEQNPRPTSVDPDFRGSELKYRGSNIESSGFGQRRESLFVNSQVVDDHGS, encoded by the coding sequence ATGGATAATTTCAAAGGCAAGTATTTCTTAATctattttttcttaatatttacTTTCATTTCAAATGCTAATAGTAGTTCAGTtgatacaacaacaataacagatCCAAAAGTGACTATAGAACATATTATAAATGTACTAAATAAACATGTATCACAATTAGGACAGCTTGACGAGGTTGTTAAAAACTTAACAGAATTAGTTACAAAACTAGAATCACGTGTTTTATCACCTGTTGTTGTTCCGGAATTTAAGGAATCTAAGTTTGATAGTGATGAGAAAACCCCGGGACTCGAATCGAAAGACGAAaagtttgttgttgatgatgaaagTGGAGAAAACAAACAATTAGGTGCTGTGTCGGTTACGAAACATAGTTTGTTTTGGTCCGAGAGGTTTCAGTTTGTTTCGGCTGTGAAACTTGAAACGAAAGCGACTTTTCTTAATGTTTTGCCGTTTAAGGATGTTGAAGGGTTGAGTAAGTATATTGctgttggtgatgatgttgggAAGGTTTATGTGTTTACGAGGTACGGTGAGGTTATGTTGCAGTTCGATACACGGACGAGTTCACCTGTGACGTCGATATTGTCTTATTTTTCGGTTTTTAGGAACGAGAGTGTAGTGGTTACGGGACATGGGAATGGGGTTATTTTAGTACATAAGGTTTGGGAAATACCGAATGGTGATGAGTTGAATTTGCTTGAGAGGGAGACGGTGCTTAAACTTGATCCAGAAGTTGGGTCGTCGCCAATAAGCATATTGGAGCTTCATCATATTGGGAGGGTGAAGTATATTGTGTCAATTGATGTGGATGGGAAGATTAAGGTTTTTAAAGAGGGTGGTACGGTGAAAGGAACGCTTGTTCCTAGTAGTCGTCCCCTCGCATTCTTGAAACAGAAGTTGTTGTTTTTGACGGAAACTGGCGCTGGGTCGTTGGATTTGAGGGCTATGAAGCTTAGGGAAGCTCCGTGTGAAGGTTTTAATGGATCATATGCtttgaattatatttttgatgCGTCGGATAGAGGTAAGGCTTATGGATTTACATCGGGAGGTGAGTTAGTGCATTTGCTTATATATGGTGACTCGATGAATTTCAAGTGTCGTGTAAGATCGAAAAAGAAGTTTGATATAGATCATGGGCCTTTAGCTTTTGAAGCAATTAAAGGTTATTTTCTTATTGTTAGTCAGGAAAAGGTGTTTGTTTATAATGTCTCTTCGCAGCTTTATGTGAGAGCTGGTTTACCACGTCTTGTGTTTTCGGCTGGGCTTGATGAAATTATAGCTTCATTTTTGAATTATCGAGCATTGGGGAGATTAAATGCTAAAAAAGATGATTTGATACCATTAATCGCTAGTGACCATGAAAAGCTTGTGATTTTAAGTTTAGGAAATGGGTATATCGGAATGTATCGTTCTAATCTTCCCGTTACAAAAGGTGAATTCAACACCATGTTATGGAGTACTCCCGTCTTGTTTTTCATACTCTTTCTTTTTGTAGCGTGGCATTTTTTCGCTAATAAGAAGGAAGCTTTGACCTCATGGGGCCCGGATGATCCATTTACGAATGGAGCTCCATCTGGTACTAGTTCTGGTCCTGGGGAGAGATCTTTTGGGGATTCTACTTCGAGAAATCATGACATTATGGATCTTAGAGGTGGCAGCGGGGGTAGtgctggtggtggtgttggGAGTGGCAGCAATGGCAGCGGTGGTGGATTAAGAGGGCCACCAAGAAGGTATGGCTCACCAACACGGTACACAGGTCCTGGTGGGAATTCGTATAGACCAACCTCTATCGAACAGAACCCGCGACCCACCTCGGTAGACCCTGATTTCAGAGGCTCGGAGTTGAAATATAGAGGGTCGAATATTGAATCTAGTGGTTTTGGCCAAAGAAGAGAGAGTTTATTTGTAAACAGTCAAGTTGTGGACGATCATGGCAGTTAA
- the LOC122579097 gene encoding uncharacterized protein LOC122579097, which translates to MKDTESTRKQDLPLLATHNGGGGGGGGGGGGGAGLFTKNRYKFWAISAILLLALWSMFTGSVTLKWSGDSNASNPFNDSFDSPVHDLDILEVEDREKLVKRFWNVYTHSKTTRLPRFWQEAFEAGYEHLTSDVTELRDAAVSEIAKMSLVSVDVEPLPQNTGLGGIRKRLRHGIGRKIGV; encoded by the exons atgaaGGATACCGAATCAACAAGAAAACAAGACTTACCTCTTTTAGCTACACATaatggtggcggtggcggtggtggtggtggtggtggtggcggtgctGGGTTGTTTACTAAGAACAGGTACAAGTTTTGGGCCATTTCTGCAATCTTGTTGCTAGCTTTATGGTCCATGTTCACCGGTTCAGTTACTTTAAAATGGTCGGGCGATAGCAATGCTAGTAATCCCTTTAATGACTCATTTGATTCCCCTGTTCATGATCTCGACATATTG GAAGTTGAGGACCGGGAGAAACTTGTAAAAAGGTTTTGGAATGTATACACACATAGTAAAACCACACGGCTGCCTAGGTTTTGGCAGGAAGCGTTTGAGGCTGGATACGAGCATCTCACTAGTGACGTTACTGAATTGAGAGACGCTGCAGTTTCTGAGATAGCTAAGATGTCTTTGGTTTCGGTCGATGTTGAACCGTTGCCTCAAAACACG GGTTTGGGAGGAATTAGGAAGAGATTGAGGCATGGAATTGGCCGGAAGATTGGTGTTTAG
- the LOC122579911 gene encoding deoxyuridine 5'-triphosphate nucleotidohydrolase: MAGTVGAITGSVYLAGNSSPYKPTHSLHLHFQHSQIINCSSSKPFIPTMAQNITTTTTTPEIMEPIAKIQKLDPQNDNSTSLFRVQKLSDNAVLPTRGSSLAAGYDLSSAIKTKVPARGKALVATDLSIAVPEGTYARIAPRSGLAWKHSIDVGAGVIDADYRGPVGVILFNHSDVDFEVKAGDRIAQLIIEKIITPDVVQVDDLDSTIRGAGGFGSTGV; the protein is encoded by the exons ATGGCGGGAACTGTTGGCGCCATTACGGGATCCGTGTATTTGGCGGGCAATTCATCTCCATATAAACCCACCCACAGTCTCCACCTCCATTTTCAACATTCCCAGATCATAAACTGTTCATCATCAAAACCATTCATTCCAACCATGGCACAaaacatcaccaccaccaccaccacccctgAAATCATGGAACCAATCGCCAAGATCCAAAAACTTGACCCCCAAAATGACAACTCCACCTCTCTTTTCCGTGTTCAAAAGCTCTCCGATAACGCCGTCTTGCCTACGAGAGGATCCTCTCTTGCCGCCGGTTACGATCTTTCTAG TGCAATTAAGACAAAAGTGCCTGCAAGGGGTAAAGCACTGGTTGCTACAGATCTAAGCATTGCAGTACCAGAAGGAACATATGCTAGGATTG CACCAAGGTCTGGGTTGGCATGGAAGCATTCAATAGATGTTGGGGCAGGTGTGATTGATGCTGATTACAGAGGTCCAGTTGGGGTGATTTTGTTTAACCATTCTGATGTTGACTTTGAAGTCAAAGCTGGTGACCGAATCGCGCAGTTGATTATCGAAAAGATTATTACTCCTGATGTTGTTCAAGTTGATGATTTGGATTCTACTATCAGAGGTGCAGGTGGCTTTGGATCAACTGGGGTTTAA